One Vibrio penaeicida DNA segment encodes these proteins:
- a CDS encoding DUF2589 domain-containing protein, which yields MIEFQSLMQAIHKGVKDAAKSVEGETIDFVKRFFDEHLGEEGDAPSYTPKTCNMQFPSRTEHGVENVSAEVPLLALVPVSAPRITEVKFHTELEINTNDMNQLMVSFARKADKPGIKNKMLGQPKNDSSANASLEITLTGNEPPEGLKRLIEGYERALRAQIPG from the coding sequence ATGATCGAATTTCAATCGTTAATGCAGGCCATCCATAAAGGGGTTAAAGACGCTGCAAAGTCGGTAGAAGGTGAAACCATTGACTTTGTTAAGCGCTTTTTTGATGAGCACCTAGGTGAAGAGGGAGATGCGCCAAGCTACACCCCTAAAACTTGTAATATGCAGTTTCCCAGCCGAACAGAGCATGGGGTTGAGAATGTTAGTGCTGAAGTGCCTTTGTTAGCATTAGTACCTGTATCTGCACCGCGTATCACAGAGGTGAAGTTTCATACTGAACTGGAGATCAATACTAATGATATGAATCAGTTAATGGTCTCATTTGCGCGTAAAGCGGATAAACCAGGAATAAAAAATAAGATGCTAGGTCAACCGAAAAATGACAGTTCTGCCAATGCTAGCCTAGAAATCACTCTTACAGGTAACGAACCGCCTGAAGGATTAAAAAGGTTGATTGAAGGGTATGAGCGTGCATTAAGAGCACAGATACCAGGTTAA
- a CDS encoding transposase — protein MTKARAQLISLEATPYYHCVSRCVRRSFLCGYDSERNQCFEHRRGWIEERLLNLSQVFCIDVCAYAIMSNHYHVVLHINQEEMQSLSDQDVCERWLSFHTPPLLIQKWLKQESLTEAEAEKVHDLIDTWRERLASISWFMRMLNQYIATQANKEDGCTGHFWEGRFKSQALLDEQALAAAMTYVDLNPIRANMADSPETSEYTSVKARVDTLRENKATAPCLHPFVGYPRTNQPTGIPFRLMDYLELVDWTGRHIRDDKRGHIDHILPPILSRLGISKETWLHACTELERGNVVGKEESVKRALPTLKRKRVSGYRLPDS, from the coding sequence ATGACCAAAGCACGTGCTCAGCTAATCAGCTTAGAAGCGACACCCTATTATCACTGTGTATCTCGCTGCGTTCGACGCTCCTTTCTCTGCGGTTACGATTCAGAGCGAAACCAATGCTTTGAACACCGCCGCGGTTGGATTGAAGAGCGATTGCTCAATCTTAGCCAAGTGTTTTGTATTGATGTCTGTGCTTACGCCATCATGAGTAACCACTACCACGTGGTGCTGCATATCAACCAAGAAGAAATGCAATCCCTGTCTGACCAAGACGTTTGTGAAAGATGGTTGAGCTTTCACACCCCACCATTGCTGATTCAAAAGTGGTTAAAGCAAGAATCCCTAACAGAAGCTGAAGCGGAAAAAGTTCATGATCTCATTGACACTTGGCGGGAGAGATTAGCCAGCATCAGTTGGTTTATGCGCATGCTAAACCAATACATTGCCACTCAAGCCAACAAAGAAGACGGTTGTACTGGGCATTTTTGGGAAGGGCGGTTTAAAAGCCAAGCACTGCTCGACGAGCAAGCCCTTGCCGCCGCGATGACTTATGTGGACTTAAATCCAATTCGAGCGAACATGGCAGACAGCCCCGAAACATCGGAATACACTTCAGTTAAAGCCAGAGTGGACACACTCAGAGAGAACAAAGCCACAGCACCCTGCCTGCATCCCTTCGTCGGTTATCCTAGAACAAACCAGCCAACCGGAATCCCGTTCAGGCTGATGGATTACTTAGAATTAGTTGACTGGACTGGCAGACATATTCGTGATGATAAACGAGGGCACATCGATCATATTCTTCCCCCTATCCTGAGTCGGTTAGGCATTAGCAAAGAAACTTGGCTTCACGCCTGTACAGAACTGGAAAGAGGGAATGTAGTTGGTAAAGAAGAGTCGGTAAAGCGTGCTCTACCGACGCTCAAAAGAAAGCGAGTCTCTGGATATCGGCTTCCAGATAGCTAA
- a CDS encoding ligand-gated ion channel: MKTLFPLLCFLVFLSFSTKAQHVIHTSFSINKIYGVNTIDQTYKIDGYLVATWQDVKHPLKPKSGVRLIENQHLDKLLEEGSWVPAFEFINIIGQRLTPNKRLVIASNGDITYNERFQGTFTTEMDFRRFPFDRQSFEIIMEPFSFDQERLKFGDASVYVEELTNKIISEWDMESTPTAKVSQHSYHHLDDTESTYYSRLTVTIDANRKPNYYLWQFILPLSLILVASWAVFWIEGFSERLMTSFTMMLTVVAYTFYTSSLLPRLPYTTFIERMIIMGYVSIFAAILIIVFVKIREEKGKTTHALIPYCRTAFPTFFLAAIAILIGVNSQL; the protein is encoded by the coding sequence ATGAAAACGTTATTTCCATTGCTGTGTTTCCTGGTCTTTTTGTCTTTTTCAACAAAGGCACAGCACGTCATTCACACCTCGTTTTCGATCAATAAAATTTACGGTGTGAACACCATTGATCAAACCTACAAAATCGATGGTTACCTCGTAGCCACTTGGCAAGACGTTAAGCACCCTCTTAAGCCAAAATCGGGAGTTCGATTGATAGAAAATCAGCACCTAGACAAACTGCTTGAAGAAGGCTCGTGGGTGCCCGCGTTTGAATTCATCAACATCATAGGGCAACGCCTCACCCCTAATAAGCGCTTGGTGATCGCCAGCAATGGCGATATTACCTATAACGAGCGATTTCAAGGCACCTTCACCACAGAAATGGACTTTCGCCGCTTCCCGTTTGATCGCCAGTCTTTTGAAATCATCATGGAACCCTTTTCGTTCGATCAAGAACGCTTAAAGTTTGGTGACGCCAGTGTGTATGTGGAGGAACTAACCAACAAAATCATCAGCGAATGGGATATGGAAAGTACCCCCACCGCGAAAGTGAGCCAACACAGCTACCACCATTTGGATGATACCGAAAGCACCTACTACTCCCGCTTAACCGTGACCATTGATGCCAACAGAAAACCGAACTATTACCTTTGGCAGTTTATTCTTCCGCTGTCGTTAATATTGGTCGCGAGCTGGGCGGTATTTTGGATTGAAGGGTTTTCCGAGCGCCTGATGACGTCATTCACCATGATGCTGACGGTTGTGGCGTATACCTTCTACACCAGTAGCCTACTGCCACGGCTGCCCTACACCACATTCATTGAGCGCATGATCATCATGGGATACGTCAGTATTTTCGCCGCCATTTTGATCATCGTGTTCGTCAAAATCCGCGAAGAAAAAGGCAAAACTACCCACGCTTTAATTCCATATTGCCGAACCGCATTCCCGACCTTTTTCCTTGCCGCGATAGCCATCTTGATCGGAGTAAACAGCCAGCTATGA
- a CDS encoding GNAT family N-acetyltransferase translates to MSTSPRYAYFSLTMSSSPLKQFNNHTVKKQTAKTDVIPQPNTIQLAPIELKHAPIILKRMSKGICQALNCSPISSIESAQNYILENSGKPHTRQGVFHREFGLIGCVGYYLQTDQRQPHAFIYYWISAPYQRKGFASLAIEQLIHQLRQQDITQLYADVFDNNYASQNLLHSFGFKRQEKPVRFEPRIIFRFERRM, encoded by the coding sequence TTGAGTACTTCCCCTCGATATGCTTACTTTTCGTTAACTATGTCATCCAGCCCTTTAAAACAATTCAACAATCACACCGTTAAAAAGCAAACCGCCAAAACGGATGTGATTCCACAACCAAATACGATTCAGCTGGCCCCCATTGAACTTAAGCATGCCCCGATCATCCTAAAGCGCATGAGCAAAGGCATTTGCCAAGCGTTGAACTGCTCACCGATAAGCTCCATTGAAAGTGCGCAGAATTACATCTTAGAAAACAGTGGCAAGCCACATACTCGGCAAGGGGTATTTCATCGCGAGTTTGGACTCATCGGCTGCGTGGGCTACTACCTACAGACTGACCAGCGACAACCTCATGCCTTTATCTATTACTGGATATCCGCTCCCTACCAACGCAAAGGCTTTGCTTCATTAGCCATCGAGCAGCTTATCCACCAACTCAGGCAGCAAGACATAACCCAGCTGTATGCCGATGTGTTCGACAACAACTATGCTTCTCAAAACTTACTGCATAGCTTTGGTTTTAAGCGGCAAGAAAAGCCGGTTCGCTTCGAACCTAGAATAATCTTTCGGTTTGAGAGGAGAATGTGA
- a CDS encoding TetR/AcrR family transcriptional regulator, with translation MAKKKYSIEEVISQATDLFWSQGYSATSIQHISKKTGLKPGSLYNEFGSKEGVFRMALESYANHSVEEIHTAVQKTGSAIKGIQHILTELIEQTKESPYCGCFLVKSQLELSALDDDLQFLATDKLQVIEQTYCHHLESTFSTSEAQNYAHQLMMVIFGIRVYGYQKNASEVLTDSIQRFLPWLTEAKSGM, from the coding sequence ATGGCAAAAAAGAAGTATTCAATCGAAGAGGTCATTTCACAGGCAACGGACTTGTTCTGGAGCCAAGGGTACTCTGCGACGAGCATTCAACATATCTCGAAAAAAACAGGTCTTAAGCCCGGTAGTTTGTACAACGAGTTTGGCAGTAAGGAAGGGGTGTTTCGCATGGCGTTAGAAAGCTATGCCAATCATTCTGTTGAAGAAATTCATACCGCTGTCCAAAAAACGGGGAGTGCCATCAAAGGAATACAACACATTCTCACAGAGCTTATTGAGCAAACGAAAGAATCCCCCTACTGCGGCTGTTTTTTGGTTAAATCGCAACTAGAATTGTCCGCTTTGGATGATGATTTGCAGTTCTTAGCCACAGACAAACTGCAAGTGATAGAGCAGACGTACTGCCACCATCTAGAAAGCACATTTTCAACGTCGGAGGCACAAAATTACGCGCATCAACTCATGATGGTGATTTTTGGTATTCGAGTATATGGGTATCAGAAAAATGCGAGTGAAGTACTGACCGACAGCATTCAACGTTTTTTACCTTGGCTAACGGAAGCTAAGAGTGGAATGTAA
- a CDS encoding outer membrane beta-barrel protein, translating into MRLIYALLLSVVALASNATESNFILGSSISKISLGDAKLDTFVVSVGHESKLKNNFSIIPEIKLGTGIRDSRSGDTVTRLERYASSGVRLQHDVTEQLFVYLSPTFANFKVNSSSSTRLLTRSTSHFGVGFGVGYQIDDSILIDGSIEEFDEFDLFQVGLKVSF; encoded by the coding sequence ATGCGCTTAATCTATGCCTTGCTTTTGTCAGTTGTCGCACTGGCATCTAATGCAACAGAATCTAATTTTATTTTGGGAAGTTCTATCTCTAAAATCTCGCTAGGTGATGCCAAACTCGATACATTTGTAGTGTCTGTTGGGCACGAAAGTAAATTGAAGAACAACTTTTCAATCATTCCAGAAATCAAGCTAGGTACTGGTATAAGAGACAGTCGTAGTGGTGATACAGTCACGAGGCTTGAACGCTATGCATCTTCTGGTGTCAGGCTACAACATGATGTAACAGAACAGTTGTTTGTCTACCTATCGCCTACTTTTGCAAATTTTAAGGTCAATTCATCTTCCTCTACACGCCTACTCACAAGGAGCACTTCCCATTTTGGGGTTGGTTTCGGCGTAGGCTATCAAATTGATGACAGTATTCTAATTGATGGTTCGATTGAAGAATTTGATGAGTTTGATCTCTTTCAGGTGGGTTTGAAAGTCTCGTTTTAA
- a CDS encoding MFS transporter: MLIAGQKTQSSDNAGTVRVRFALRHAKVILVSAFVGGISFFGLPSFLTLYGMENALTESQSQLLLTMFMFGSVTLGIFVSTGASFLNRSIVVLGCIFTSVVCAVYLSLAVYTEYWLALTLLFFWGGSMGGIYAIGLTAVGERFCQQDQMSANMSYTIMDSLGGMTGLLVIGFMLDWMGSEGMTTVLITFGCALLVFFVYELLAPRQTFE, translated from the coding sequence TTGCTGATTGCGGGGCAAAAAACGCAGTCTTCCGACAATGCGGGAACCGTTCGGGTAAGGTTTGCGCTGCGCCACGCCAAAGTTATTTTAGTTTCAGCGTTTGTTGGCGGCATCAGCTTCTTTGGGTTGCCCTCTTTTCTCACCTTATATGGTATGGAAAACGCGCTCACCGAATCACAGTCGCAGCTTCTGCTGACCATGTTTATGTTTGGTAGCGTCACCCTTGGCATCTTTGTGAGTACCGGAGCCTCGTTCCTTAACCGCAGTATTGTGGTGTTGGGCTGCATTTTTACCTCGGTGGTGTGCGCGGTGTACCTTTCTCTGGCGGTGTACACCGAATACTGGCTGGCACTGACGCTGCTGTTTTTCTGGGGAGGCTCGATGGGGGGCATCTACGCCATTGGCTTAACGGCGGTAGGCGAGCGCTTCTGCCAACAAGATCAAATGAGCGCCAACATGAGCTACACCATTATGGATTCGTTAGGCGGCATGACGGGCTTGTTGGTGATCGGCTTTATGCTCGACTGGATGGGTTCAGAAGGGATGACCACCGTGCTGATCACCTTTGGCTGTGCGCTGCTGGTGTTCTTTGTGTATGAGCTGTTAGCCCCAAGGCAGACGTTTGAGTAG
- a CDS encoding cache domain-containing protein, which yields MRPSKSLQTIIEAVICSSIFILLLGVTTYLLYSKSLNALEDQIKIGLISTVKTSASTLDGAMHLTFDESTKASDANYQAMAEKMEKIRRSAADVRYIYTSVLKDGNVYFMVNPSPQNDADGDGLPDPPPALMTLYDDAPVELKRSLERYSIEISTYSDQWGSFISAYAPFYSNEGDFAGVLAMDLEVSAFQERLESIERVFDKAKIIILFLGLIVGMIIWWIRRSQVNHLNIIRHREANAKEKLSRAHHLNVLLSGLTTYFYKRIPRDLVKHTPRVRALYHYSQSLRPLAFQSDKQSVQDWFHSLDQHTYKRCKGFHDWHIPMQTEAVFTSDKITEELTQLHAQLARAQSEPLRAETSLLKEHLDCWAFSTHFYLDTSSKLSALHSLIANEFEHITGSAYMAQQSPDELGIMSTINRLRQMGFDLVSGEKNRIELIWKVYKENTE from the coding sequence ATGAGACCATCCAAATCTTTACAGACCATCATTGAAGCGGTGATCTGTTCATCCATCTTCATCTTACTGCTCGGGGTCACCACCTACTTGCTCTATTCCAAATCGCTCAATGCGTTGGAAGACCAAATCAAAATAGGGCTGATTTCGACAGTGAAAACCTCGGCTTCAACGCTTGATGGCGCAATGCATCTTACCTTTGATGAAAGCACCAAAGCGTCCGATGCAAACTATCAAGCCATGGCTGAGAAAATGGAGAAAATCCGACGTTCCGCCGCGGATGTTCGCTACATTTACACCAGCGTGCTCAAAGATGGCAACGTCTACTTTATGGTGAACCCAAGCCCACAAAATGACGCCGATGGCGATGGTTTGCCTGACCCTCCCCCCGCCCTGATGACCCTGTATGACGATGCGCCAGTCGAGTTAAAACGCTCACTCGAGCGATACAGCATTGAGATCAGCACCTACAGCGACCAATGGGGCAGTTTCATCAGTGCGTATGCACCGTTTTATAGTAACGAAGGGGACTTTGCCGGTGTATTGGCCATGGATTTGGAAGTGAGCGCTTTCCAAGAAAGGCTAGAGAGCATTGAACGAGTGTTCGATAAAGCCAAGATCATCATTCTGTTCTTGGGGCTGATTGTTGGGATGATCATCTGGTGGATACGCCGTTCGCAAGTCAATCACCTCAATATCATTCGCCATCGAGAAGCCAACGCCAAAGAAAAGCTCTCTCGTGCACATCATTTAAATGTACTGCTGTCGGGATTAACGACGTATTTTTACAAGCGTATTCCAAGGGATTTGGTGAAGCACACACCACGTGTTCGAGCGCTTTATCATTACTCGCAAAGCTTGAGACCCTTAGCCTTTCAATCAGACAAGCAATCGGTTCAGGATTGGTTCCACTCATTGGATCAACACACCTACAAACGTTGCAAAGGTTTTCATGACTGGCACATCCCAATGCAAACAGAAGCGGTGTTCACCAGCGATAAAATCACGGAAGAGTTAACACAATTACACGCCCAACTGGCGAGAGCACAATCGGAACCGCTCAGAGCCGAGACCAGCTTATTAAAAGAGCACCTCGATTGCTGGGCATTTTCAACTCATTTTTATTTGGATACATCTTCTAAACTCAGTGCCCTACATTCCTTGATAGCCAACGAGTTTGAACACATTACGGGCAGCGCCTATATGGCACAACAATCCCCAGACGAGCTCGGCATCATGAGCACCATCAATCGCCTAAGGCAAATGGGCTTCGACTTGGTCTCGGGTGAAAAAAACCGAATCGAACTGATTTGGAAAGTGTATAAGGAGAATACGGAATGA
- a CDS encoding L-dopachrome tautomerase-related protein: MKKSLLTSLSTLAIMVSFNASASDLNVVHQLDHKAPPGNIAASSSGRIFMSNHHFYGAKNKIVEITAEGKAVAYPNEVFSQSLNPVLGVILDKKNVLWMLETADSDTRVGRLVGWDTEKNALHKVVYIAAPTIPQDSFLNDLAVDRDNEVVYITDTAAGRNSALIVIDLKTGVTRRVLDGSPFTQPEDIDMVIDDKVVTLGGSPARIGANPITLDTKNEWLYFGAMSGTKLYRVNTSDLRNPALSAKQLEQRVETYANKPISDGIAIDLDDNVYITDITNDAVGYIGQDRQYRVLHSDSELLSWSDGFATKANGKILATVNKLHKSPVLNQNKDESGDRYYIVEFDALGKTQVGR, encoded by the coding sequence ATGAAAAAATCACTTTTAACTTCGCTTAGTACACTCGCCATAATGGTTTCATTCAACGCGTCAGCGAGCGACCTGAATGTTGTTCATCAACTGGATCATAAAGCGCCTCCGGGGAATATTGCCGCTTCTTCGTCTGGTCGAATATTTATGAGTAATCATCACTTCTACGGGGCAAAAAACAAGATTGTCGAAATCACCGCTGAAGGCAAAGCCGTCGCTTACCCAAATGAAGTATTTAGCCAAAGTCTTAACCCTGTTTTGGGAGTGATTTTGGATAAGAAAAACGTGCTATGGATGCTAGAAACGGCAGATTCTGACACGCGTGTCGGGCGTCTTGTTGGTTGGGATACAGAAAAAAACGCACTGCACAAAGTGGTTTACATCGCAGCGCCTACGATTCCACAAGACTCCTTTCTAAACGATCTGGCCGTCGATAGAGACAATGAAGTGGTTTACATCACCGATACTGCTGCTGGGCGTAATTCCGCATTAATCGTGATTGATTTGAAGACCGGCGTGACTCGACGCGTGCTAGATGGGTCTCCTTTTACGCAGCCAGAAGACATCGACATGGTGATTGACGATAAAGTCGTCACGCTTGGTGGGTCGCCAGCACGCATTGGCGCCAACCCCATTACACTGGATACAAAAAATGAATGGCTCTATTTTGGCGCAATGAGCGGTACTAAACTGTATCGAGTTAATACGTCTGATTTGCGTAATCCAGCGTTGTCGGCGAAGCAGTTAGAACAGCGGGTAGAAACATACGCCAACAAGCCGATCAGCGACGGTATCGCCATTGATCTGGACGACAATGTCTACATAACGGATATCACCAACGATGCGGTTGGGTACATTGGTCAAGATCGCCAGTATCGAGTATTACATTCCGATTCAGAACTGCTGAGTTGGAGCGATGGCTTTGCAACAAAAGCCAATGGGAAGATTCTGGCTACGGTCAATAAGCTTCACAAATCACCGGTGCTAAATCAGAACAAAGATGAAAGTGGCGATCGCTATTACATCGTTGAATTTGATGCCCTAGGAAAAACACAAGTGGGTCGATAA
- a CDS encoding DUF2589 domain-containing protein, giving the protein MSGLVSMAQQFGGLPMKSLIGGPLKAATDANGMMARTQTQFMLSTCFNGGGGNGQLEPIMVEFILKRPVIKADGSAGTDAEITLRLPLLTLIPLNSLAVDDVKVHFEMEVSSSTSTDNEKKTEQETAAQADITAKYNAGLFSVEVSGSVSHSNKSSSTQKEHYEASNKAKYEVDVHAGQLPLPTGVTTIINAFTKNIEPIIEKPE; this is encoded by the coding sequence ATGTCTGGATTAGTATCAATGGCACAGCAGTTTGGTGGCTTGCCAATGAAATCCCTTATCGGTGGTCCACTAAAAGCAGCAACAGATGCAAACGGTATGATGGCCAGAACACAAACTCAATTTATGCTGAGTACGTGTTTTAACGGTGGAGGTGGTAATGGTCAACTAGAACCAATTATGGTTGAGTTCATCTTGAAACGCCCAGTGATTAAAGCCGACGGAAGCGCAGGTACCGACGCAGAGATCACGCTAAGACTACCACTTCTTACTCTTATACCACTTAACTCGTTAGCCGTTGACGATGTGAAAGTACATTTTGAAATGGAAGTATCAAGTTCAACCTCAACAGATAATGAAAAGAAAACTGAGCAAGAAACAGCTGCACAAGCAGATATTACGGCAAAATACAATGCTGGTCTTTTCTCCGTTGAAGTTAGTGGTTCGGTATCTCATAGTAATAAATCAAGTTCAACGCAGAAAGAACACTACGAGGCATCAAATAAAGCAAAATATGAGGTAGATGTTCATGCAGGTCAACTCCCACTACCTACAGGTGTAACAACCATTATCAATGCATTCACTAAAAACATTGAACCTATCATCGAAAAACCAGAGTAA
- a CDS encoding MFS transporter has protein sequence MTKIAPFLLIIATLFVQLSSGINYVTIPLTMSEQGYGNTLIGFAMSFEIIGILLLYRPLSRCVEKWGLSPSILLMSALRASSLILLSHSQHYPLWMVGIFCYGASTGMMLVIIQTSLNTCIQGKLKGLVMGLFSAALSGGLALGPLLLQLPYIDPEWQLETSAIITSLPFVFLLIAGQKTQSSDNAGTVRVRFALRHAKVILVSAFVGGISFFGLPSFLTLYGMENALTESQSQLLLTMFMFGSVTLGIFVSTGASFLNRSIVVLGCIFTSVVCAVYLSLAVYTEYWLALTLLFFWGGSMGGIYAIGLTAVGERFCQQDQMSANMSYTIMDSLGGMTGLLVIGFMLDWMGSEGMTTVLITFGCALLVFFVYELLAPRQTFE, from the coding sequence ATGACGAAAATCGCCCCTTTTTTACTGATCATCGCGACCTTGTTTGTTCAGCTTTCCTCTGGCATTAACTACGTCACCATACCGCTCACCATGAGTGAGCAAGGCTATGGCAATACCTTAATTGGGTTTGCCATGAGTTTTGAGATCATCGGTATCCTTTTGCTTTATCGTCCCCTTTCTCGTTGCGTGGAAAAATGGGGGCTGTCTCCCTCCATTCTTCTGATGTCGGCACTTCGGGCATCGAGCCTTATTTTGCTCTCTCACAGCCAACACTACCCGTTATGGATGGTGGGTATTTTTTGCTACGGCGCATCCACAGGGATGATGCTGGTGATTATCCAAACCTCATTAAACACCTGTATTCAAGGCAAGCTAAAAGGTTTGGTGATGGGGTTATTTTCGGCGGCGTTGTCTGGCGGGCTTGCACTGGGGCCATTACTGCTGCAACTGCCGTATATCGACCCCGAATGGCAACTGGAAACCAGCGCCATCATCACCAGCTTGCCCTTTGTGTTTTTGCTGATTGCGGGGCAAAAAACGCAGTCTTCCGACAATGCGGGAACCGTTCGGGTAAGGTTTGCGCTGCGCCACGCCAAAGTTATTTTAGTTTCAGCGTTTGTTGGCGGCATCAGCTTCTTTGGGTTGCCCTCTTTTCTCACCTTATATGGTATGGAAAACGCGCTCACCGAATCACAGTCGCAGCTTCTGCTGACCATGTTTATGTTTGGTAGCGTCACCCTTGGCATTTTTGTTAGCACTGGAGCGTCTTTTCTCAACCGCAGCATTGTGGTGTTGGGCTGCATTTTTACCTCGGTGGTGTGCGCGGTGTACCTTTCTCTGGCGGTGTACACCGAATACTGGCTGGCACTGACGCTGCTGTTTTTCTGGGGAGGTTCAATGGGAGGAATTTACGCCATTGGCTTAACGGCGGTAGGCGAGCGCTTCTGTCAGCAAGATCAGATGAGCGCCAATATGAGCTACACCATTATGGATTCGTTAGGCGGCATGACGGGCTTACTGGTGATCGGCTTTATGCTCGACTGGATGGGATCGGAAGGAATGACTACTGTGTTGATCACCTTTGGTTGTGCGCTGTTGGTGTTCTTTGTGTATGAGCTGTTAGCCCCAAGGCAGACGTTTGAGTAA
- a CDS encoding DUF2589 domain-containing protein — MNSNIASQFSGLPMKALIGAPLKAATDANAMIANAQTQFLLSTCFKRDKDNDEQLEPIMVNFTLSRSTIDQNGLMSEEPLKMDISIPLMTLIPLNSLALEKLTVAFSMEVKSSREIKNEKATERKRTDKRKNTSDHETETELHGTLAQSNQKADQQIGSAHASYEIMLEAGQLPLPNGITTILELFSKNITPIPTKK; from the coding sequence ATGAACTCTAATATCGCTTCGCAATTTTCAGGGTTGCCAATGAAAGCACTCATTGGAGCACCTCTAAAAGCGGCTACCGATGCAAATGCAATGATTGCCAATGCACAAACGCAATTTTTATTATCAACTTGTTTTAAGCGTGATAAGGACAATGATGAGCAACTTGAACCTATTATGGTGAATTTTACATTGTCACGGTCAACTATCGACCAAAATGGATTGATGAGCGAAGAACCATTAAAAATGGATATATCTATTCCATTGATGACACTAATACCTTTGAATTCACTGGCGCTAGAAAAGTTAACTGTTGCGTTCAGCATGGAGGTAAAAAGCTCGCGTGAAATAAAAAATGAAAAGGCAACGGAACGAAAAAGAACAGACAAGCGAAAAAATACCTCAGATCATGAAACTGAAACAGAACTGCATGGCACGCTTGCTCAATCTAATCAGAAAGCTGACCAGCAAATAGGCTCAGCACATGCCAGTTATGAAATCATGTTAGAAGCAGGTCAATTACCGCTGCCAAATGGAATTACGACGATCTTAGAGCTTTTTTCAAAGAATATAACGCCTATCCCAACTAAAAAATAA